From the Eleutherodactylus coqui strain aEleCoq1 chromosome 7, aEleCoq1.hap1, whole genome shotgun sequence genome, one window contains:
- the LOC136572357 gene encoding vomeronasal type-2 receptor 26-like, which produces MASRPGHPDCCYDCVPCSEGEMSPITDSEICHRCPDDAWPDERKTKCVPKKYEFLSSEDHIGIIFIFASLLFSLVTIGILGIFIHHWDSPIVRANNRTVSFILLLSILLSFLCVYFFLGCPGDITCLLRQTSFGIFFSISVSSVLSKTITVCIAFKATKPGSIWRKLIGVKTSNYVVGICSSVQVLICVSWMSVSPPYRELDMTSYIDKIIIQCNKGSDYWFYSMLGYMGLLAAVSFVLAFMVRTLPDSFNEAKYITFSMLLFCSVWISMIPAYLSTRGKYMVAVEIFAILASSAGLLGCIFIPKCYIIIMKSDRNVRRNC; this is translated from the coding sequence ACAGTGAGATCTGCCACAGATGTCCCGATGATGCGTGGCCAGAtgaaaggaaaacaaaatgtgtCCCAAAGAAATATGAGTTCCTGTCCTCCGAGGACCATATTggcattatttttatatttgcatCTTTATTATTTTCCCTTGTAACCATTGGTATATTAGGAATCTTTATCCATCACTGGGACTCTCCCATTGTAAGAGCCAATAACCGGACTGTGAGCTTTATCCTACTGCTGTCCATCTTGCTGAGCTTCCTCTGTGTCTACTTTTTCCTTGGTTGTCCCGGGGATATAACCTGCTTACTGAGACAAACATCCTTTGGGATATTTTTCTCCATCTCTGTATCTTCTGTGCTCTCCAAAACTATCACAGTCTGCATTGCCTTCAAGGCCACCAAACCTGGAAGCATCTGGAGGAAGCTGATTGGGGTGAAGACATCTAATTATGTGGTGGGGATTTGTTCCTCAGTCCAAGTTCTCATTTGTGTTTCTTGGATGTCTGTTTCTCCTCCATATCGGGAGTTAGACATGACATCATATATAGATAAAATCATCATACAATGTAATAAAGGGTCAGATTACTGGTTCTACTCAATGTTGGGTTATATGGGGCTACTGGCAGcagtgagctttgttctggctttcatggtgaggacattaccggacagttttaatgaggccaagtacatcaccttcagcatgctgctgttctgcagtgtctggatctccatgatcccagcttatctgagtaccagagggaaatacatggtggcTGTAGAGATATTTGCTATATTGGCCTCCAGTGCTGGGCTATTAGGTTGTATATTTATACCAAAATGTTATATAATAATCATGAAGTCTGACAGAAATGTCAGAAGAAATTGTTGA